CTCCTCGGCGTTGTCCGCCGGGTCGAGTCCCAGCTTCTCGAGGGTGGCGACGGCGTTGAACTCCGCGTTCCCCCCGAGCATGATGTCGGTGCCTCGTCCGGCCATGTTCGTCGCGACAGTCACGGCGCCCTTCCGGCCGGCCTGCGCGATGATCGCGGCCTCCCGGGCGTGGTTCTTCGCATTCAGGACCTCGTGGCGCACCCCGGCCTTGGCGAGCTGCTTCGAGAGGTATTCGCTCTTCTCGACGCTCGTGGTGCCGACGAGGACGGGCTGGCCGGTCTCGTGGCGCTCGATGATGTCCTTGACGACGGCGTCGAACTTGGCGACCTCGTTCTTGTAGATCAGGTCGGAGAGGTCCTGGCGTGCCATGTCCTTGTTGGTCGGGATGGGGACCACGCCGAGCTTGTAGGTCGACATGAACTCGGCGGCCTCGGTCTCGGCGGTACCCGTCATGCCCGAGAGCTTGTCGTACAGGCGGAAGTAGTTCTGGAGCGTGACGGTGGCGAGGGTCTGGTTCTCGGCCTTGATCTCCACACCCTCCTTCGCCTCGATGGCCTGGTGCATGCCCTCGTTGTAGCGTCGCCCGGCGAGGATGCGCCCGGTGTGCTCGTCGACGATCATGACCTCGCCGTTGAGGACCACGTAGTCCTTGTCGCGCTTGAACAGCTCCTTGGCCTTGATGGCGTTGTTCAGGAATCCGATCAGCGGCGTGTTGGCGGATTCGTACAGGTTGTGGATACCGAGGTAGTCCTCCACCTTCTCGATCCCGTCCTCGAGCACGCCCACGGTGCGCTTCTTCTCGTCGACCTCGTAGTCGGTATCGACGGTCAGCTTCTGGACCACCTTCGCGAACTCGTTGTACCAGCGGTTGACGTCGCCCGACGCCTGGCCGCTGATGATGAGCGGCGTGCGGGCCTCGTCGATGAGGATCGAGTCGACCTCGTCGACGATGGCGAAGTTGTGTCCGCGCTGCACGAGCTCGGCGGCGCTCCACGCCATGTTGTCGCGCAGGTAGTCGAAGCCGAACTCGTTGTTCGTGCCGTAGGTGATGTCGGCCGCGTACTGTTCACGGCGTGTCGCGGGATCCTGCTTGGAGAGGATGCAGCCGCTCGTGAGGCCGAGGAAGCGGTAGACGCGGCCCATCAGGTCCGACTGGTACTCCGCCAGGTAGTCGTTGACCGTGACGACGTGGACGCCCTTACCGGTCAGCGCGTTCAGGTAGGCGGGGGCGGTCGCGACGAGCGTCTTGCCCTCGCCGGTCTTCATCTCGGCGATGTTGCCCAGGTGGAGGGCCGCGCCGCCCATCAGCTGGACGTCGAAGTGGCGGAGGCCGAGGGTACGGCTCGAGGCCTCGCGCACGGCGGCGAACGCCTCCGGCAGCAGGTCGTCCAGGGTGGCACCGTCCGCGTAGCGCTTCTTCAGCCGGTCGGTCTCTCCGCGCAGCTCCGCATCGGACATCTCGCGGAATTCGTCCTCGAGGACATTGATCGCGTCAGCGTAGTTCCGGAGTCGCTTCAGTGTCTTCTTATCGCCGGTGCGGAGTACTCGTTCAAGAAGTGATGGCACTGGTATCTGCTCCCAATCTGATGCTGCCCAAAGATGGCGTATCTAGTCTACGTGAGTGACGTCCGGTGCCCCGCTTTGGTTCCCGCTCGGAACCGACGTCGCCGCACCACGTGTCCGCTCAGAGTAGCCTGCCGACCTGTACGGCAAGCGCCGGCGCGAGGTCGCCCCGGTCGGAGACGACGACGTCGGCCAGGCCCAGCCACCGCGCGAGCAGGCGCAGCTCGTCGGCGAGTTCCGCGGCGGTGTCCGCGGGAGCATCGGGTTCCCCGTGGCAGGCATGCACCATCAGGCGGTTCGCGGCACGATCCGCCTTGAGGTCCACCCGGGCCACGATGGCATCCCGCAGCAGGAACGGCAGCACGTAGTAGCCGTGGACCCGCCGGTCGGCCGGGGTGTAGATCTCGATGCGGTAGTGCATCCCGAAGAGCTTCTGCAGCCGGCCGCGTTCGAAGACGAGGGAGTCGAACGGGCTCAGCAGGGCCCTCCCCCGCGCCTGCCGCGGCAGGACGGCCGCGGGGTCGAGGTACCACGGCTCCGTCCCGCCGTCGACGGACACCGCCTGCACCGCGCCCACGCCCACGAGCCCGTCGAGGGCTTCCCGCGTCTGGCGCACGGGTGTGCGGAAGTAGTCCGCGACGGAACGGGCGGGAGCGACGCCGAGCGCCTTCACGGCCCGTCCGGCGAGCACCGCCAGGGCCTCCGCCCGGTCCGGTGCGGCCGTGGCCAGTGCGGCGTCGGGCAGTACCGAGGCGATCGGCGCGTAGAGGCGTTCGAACTGGGGCGTCCGGCCTGCCGACCCGATCTCGCCCCGCGCGAAGAGGTCCTCCAGGACCCGCTTCGCCGCCGTCCATCGCCACCCCCAGCCCTCCGCGGGCCGCGCGGTGTCCGCGCCGAGCTCCCGCTGGATGCTGGCGGCGGTCAGGGGGATGCCGGCGGCGAGGATGCCGCTGATCCCCGCCTCCAGCGCGTCCCGGACGTCGGCGGGGACGCTCGAGGCGCCCATCCAGGTCCGCCGTTGCCAGACGCGCAGGTGCGGGAAGAGCTCGGGTGGGACGAGGCTTGCCTCGTGGGCCCAGTACTCGACGAGCCTGCGCGGACCCCGGGAGTACAGGGCGTCGAGGTCCGCGGGGTCGTAGGTGCCGAGGCGCGAGAACAAAGGCAGGTAGTGGGACCGGGTAAGGACGTTGACGGAATCCACCTGGAGCACCTGCAGGCGCTGCGCCGCCGTGGTGACGGCTCGGCGCGACGACGGCGCTTCGATGCGCGGCCGGTGGAGGCCCTGTGCGGCGAGGAGGATCCGCCTGGCCTGGGCGATGGTGAGATTCGGCATGGTCTCCTGCACGGCACTGCCCCCGCGCGGTGCGCGGAGGCAGTGCTGATCGGACGTCGGGATACGCGGGCGCTGCCCGCCCGCTGCGGTGCCTAGGCGGTGGCGGTCTCCTTGGCCCGGTAGGCGAGGAGTTCCTCCTGCGGCTCCTCGGTTCCTTCGGCGCACTTCGAATCGAGGGTGATCACGCCGTAGGTCCAGCCCTGCCGCCGGTACACCACCGAGGGTGCTCCGGTCGCGGAGTCGACGAAGAGGTAGAAGGCGTGTCCGACGAGCTCCATGTTGTCCACGGCGTCGTCCAGTGTCATCGGGGTACCGGAGAAGACCTTCCGGCGGATCAGCACGGGCGAATCGCCTGCGGGGACGTCGTCCGGGGAGGCGTACGAGTCGGCGTCACCGGCGTCGTCGGTCTGCGCCACCGGCTCGGTGGACGTCGGCTCGATGACCGGCGTCTCGAGGTAGATGGGCTGGGCGGGATCGGCCGGTTCGAGGTCGGCTGTGGCGACCCGGACGGCCACCGGGGTGTGCCGGCCGTGGTGGACCTTCCGGCGGTCCCGGGCGCGGCGCAGGCGCTCGAGGAGTTTCGCGTAGGCGAGGTCGAAGGCCGCGAACTTGTCGGCCGCGGAGGCCTCGGCGCGGACGACGGGGCCCTTGCAGAGGACCGTCAGCTCAACCGTGAGGGAGGTGTCCGCCATGCGTGCACTGGGCTCCTTGGTGATCTTCGCGTCGACGCGCTGCACCTTGTCGCCGAGCTGCTCTATCTTGTCGATCCTCTCCGTCGCGTACTCACGGAAACGGTCGGATACCGCCAGGTTTCGACCATTGATCACAAATTCCATGGTGCCCTCCACATCGCTAGGTGACACGACGACGGCTGTGGCATTGAGCAGAGCCGCCGCCGACGGATACGGACCATCTCTGGGTACCCGTCTCATCACGTTAGTTCACGCTCCTGCTTTATTCACCCTCCGACGCCCGGCAAGTTCCGGTAGCCTGCCGGGAGTTCGTCAGGCGTGCGCCCGGACCCTTTTGCTGCGGGCGAGGATGTCGCCGCGAGGACGACGGCCCCGAGCACACGAGCACCGGCCGCGGTGAGGACACGGTGCACCTCGCCGACCGTCGCACCGGTGGTGAGGACGTCGTCCACGATGATGCAGTCCCGGCCGACCAGGGCACCGCGGAGGCGCCCGACGGCCATGGAGTCCAGCACGCCGGCCCGCCGCCGCCGTCGGCCGAGCCCCTTCTGGCCACCCCGCAGACCGGAGAGCACCGCCGACGCGGAACGGCCGAATCCCGGCATTCCTCCCTGCTGGAGTGCTGTCAGCAGACGCCGCGCCACCGGGAGCTGCCGGACCGCGGGCGCGAGCACCGTACCCCTCGGCAACCCTCCGGCGCTGTCGAGGCGGGCCAGGAGCAGCATCAGGGGATCGTAGCCGCGCCTGCGACGCGACGAGGCCCGGGTGGGCACGGGCACCAGCAGGACGGGCCCGGACGACCACGGTCCCGGTGATCGCGCGAGGGCGGCATGCAGCACTCCGCCGAGGGCCGCCGCGAGGGGCCCCGCCAGATCCACGTGCCCATGGTTCTTGAACGCCAGCAGGACCACCGACACGGCGTGGCCGTACCGGCCGGCGGCGAGGACGGGCAGCGGGCCGAAGCCGTCAGTGCCCCGCTCCGGCGGGTGCCGCCCGGGTGCC
This genomic interval from Arthrobacter agilis contains the following:
- the secA gene encoding preprotein translocase subunit SecA; its protein translation is MPSLLERVLRTGDKKTLKRLRNYADAINVLEDEFREMSDAELRGETDRLKKRYADGATLDDLLPEAFAAVREASSRTLGLRHFDVQLMGGAALHLGNIAEMKTGEGKTLVATAPAYLNALTGKGVHVVTVNDYLAEYQSDLMGRVYRFLGLTSGCILSKQDPATRREQYAADITYGTNNEFGFDYLRDNMAWSAAELVQRGHNFAIVDEVDSILIDEARTPLIISGQASGDVNRWYNEFAKVVQKLTVDTDYEVDEKKRTVGVLEDGIEKVEDYLGIHNLYESANTPLIGFLNNAIKAKELFKRDKDYVVLNGEVMIVDEHTGRILAGRRYNEGMHQAIEAKEGVEIKAENQTLATVTLQNYFRLYDKLSGMTGTAETEAAEFMSTYKLGVVPIPTNKDMARQDLSDLIYKNEVAKFDAVVKDIIERHETGQPVLVGTTSVEKSEYLSKQLAKAGVRHEVLNAKNHAREAAIIAQAGRKGAVTVATNMAGRGTDIMLGGNAEFNAVATLEKLGLDPADNAEEYEAQWPDALEAAKEAVKAEQDEVRDLGGLYVLGTERHESRRIDNQLRGRSGRQGDPGRSRFYLSLTDDLMRLFNSGGAERIMNSATMPDDVALESKLVSKAIENAQGQVEGRNAEQRKNVLKYDDVLNRQREAIYGDRRRILEGGDLKEKVQFFLEDVITAMVDEATEQGHGDDWDYELLWTNLRTLYPITLTADEVIEEAGGKSRLTRDFLHGEILSDARLAYQAREESLGEQSMRELERRVVLSVIGRKWQEHLYEMDYLKEGIGLRAMAQRDPLVEYQREGFILFQAMMESIREESIGYLFNLEVETSAPAQTGLPGVTDGRNVVQAPTIKAAGLEAPAKPATLNFTAPNAQGEAEMHVERNRTQAAAAGGKKAKRK
- a CDS encoding winged helix-turn-helix domain-containing protein, which produces MPNLTIAQARRILLAAQGLHRPRIEAPSSRRAVTTAAQRLQVLQVDSVNVLTRSHYLPLFSRLGTYDPADLDALYSRGPRRLVEYWAHEASLVPPELFPHLRVWQRRTWMGASSVPADVRDALEAGISGILAAGIPLTAASIQRELGADTARPAEGWGWRWTAAKRVLEDLFARGEIGSAGRTPQFERLYAPIASVLPDAALATAAPDRAEALAVLAGRAVKALGVAPARSVADYFRTPVRQTREALDGLVGVGAVQAVSVDGGTEPWYLDPAAVLPRQARGRALLSPFDSLVFERGRLQKLFGMHYRIEIYTPADRRVHGYYVLPFLLRDAIVARVDLKADRAANRLMVHACHGEPDAPADTAAELADELRLLARWLGLADVVVSDRGDLAPALAVQVGRLL
- the hpf gene encoding ribosome hibernation-promoting factor, HPF/YfiA family — its product is MEFVINGRNLAVSDRFREYATERIDKIEQLGDKVQRVDAKITKEPSARMADTSLTVELTVLCKGPVVRAEASAADKFAAFDLAYAKLLERLRRARDRRKVHHGRHTPVAVRVATADLEPADPAQPIYLETPVIEPTSTEPVAQTDDAGDADSYASPDDVPAGDSPVLIRRKVFSGTPMTLDDAVDNMELVGHAFYLFVDSATGAPSVVYRRQGWTYGVITLDSKCAEGTEEPQEELLAYRAKETATA
- a CDS encoding ComF family protein encodes the protein MSVVLLAFKNHGHVDLAGPLAAALGGVLHAALARSPGPWSSGPVLLVPVPTRASSRRRRGYDPLMLLLARLDSAGGLPRGTVLAPAVRQLPVARRLLTALQQGGMPGFGRSASAVLSGLRGGQKGLGRRRRRAGVLDSMAVGRLRGALVGRDCIIVDDVLTTGATVGEVHRVLTAAGARVLGAVVLAATSSPAAKGSGRTPDELPAGYRNLPGVGG